Proteins co-encoded in one Aspergillus luchuensis IFO 4308 DNA, chromosome 6, nearly complete sequence genomic window:
- a CDS encoding aldo/keto reductase (COG:C;~EggNog:ENOG410PV9B;~InterPro:IPR023210,IPR036812;~PFAM:PF00248) — protein sequence MASLEQAAQTSPLFRHRQLAPAAAVRVSPLCLGAMTFGNRQESRYGDCTREDAFAILDHFYSQGGNFIDTASGYQEGQSEILVGEWMAERKNRDEIVLATKYTTAYMTHHKEAIQSNYGGNNAKSMKVSVEQSLRKLQTSYIDLLYVHWWDFTTSIPELMHALNDLVVAGKVIYLGISDTPAWVVTKANQYARDHGLRPFAVYQGMWNAAMRDFERDIIPMAREEGMALCPYGVLNQGRFQTREGFEEREKHNSGRKFIPTSEHDKKVSAALEDISNVKGVKLLDVALAYVMQKSVYVFPIVGCRKIDHIKGSIASLSVTLTDEEMAKVDNAYTFDFGFPHTFLSGSMFDNSTPRMAEKPGDVWLTKAMGKFDWVEQTKPIRPAP from the coding sequence ATGGCCTCTCTCGAGCAAGCAGCACAAacttctcccctcttccgcCACCGCCAATtggccccagcagcagcagtccgCGTATCTCCATTATGCCTTGGAGCCATGACATTTGGCAACCGCCAAGAGTCCCGCTACGGAGATTGTACTCGTGAAGACGCCTTCGCCATCCTCGACCACTTCTACAGCCAAGGAGGTAACTTCATCGATACCGCCAGCGGCTACCAAGAAGGCCAATCAGAGATCCTAGTCGGCGAATGGATGGCAGAGCGCAAGAACCGCGACGAGATTGTGCTGGCAACCAAATACACAACCGCCTATATGACACACCACAAAGAAGCCATCCAGTCCAATTACGGCGGTAACAACGCCAAGTCCATGAAAGTCAGCGTAGAGCAATCTCTACGAAAACTCCAGACTTCTTACATTGACTTACTCTACGTCCACTGGTGGGACTTCACCACCTCAATTCCGGAGCTCATGCACGCGCTGAACGACCTCGTCGTGGCGGGGAAAGTCATTTACCTCGGTATCTCGGATACCCCCGCCTGGGTGGTGACCAAAGCGAATCAGTATGCCCGGGATCACGGACTACGTCCGTTTGCTGTGTACCAGGGGATGTGGAACGCAGCAATGCGCGACTTTGAAAGAGATATCATTCCCATGGccagggaagaggggatggcGTTGTGCCCCTATGGTGTGTTGAACCAGGGTCGGTTCCAGACTAGAGAGGGCTTCGAGGAGCGGGAGAAGCATAATTCCGGTCGCAAATTTATTCCCACCTCCGAGCATGATAAGAAGgtttctgctgctcttgAGGACATTAGCAATGTTAAGGGCGTGAAGCTGCTCGATGTGGCTTTGGCCTATGTGATGCAGAAGTCTGTCTATGTGTTCCCGATTGTGGGTTGCAGGAAGATCGATCATATCAAGGGTAGCATTGCGAGCTTGAGCGTGACACTTACAGATGAGGAGATGGCGAAGGTTGACAACGCATACACCTTTGACTTTGGGTTCCCTCACACTTTCCTGAGTGGCTCGATGTTTGATAATTCTACTCCAAGAATGGCTGAGAAGCCAGGTGATGTCTGGCTGACCAAGGCGATGGGCAAGTTCGACTGGGTCGAGCAGACCAAGCCGATCAGACCGGCTCCTTGA
- a CDS encoding PLAC8 family protein (COG:S;~EggNog:ENOG410Q1UW;~InterPro:IPR006461;~PFAM:PF04749): MADAEKVYRPHPRDLPTYDQATSEELRRITQNHSWNYSLFDCCSPGTLYLTSCCLPCLAFGKTQSRLRDPTLQSYDSINGDCLIWSSLSLGLSQWIYQTIRRGELRNKYGIEGSCCGDCCVSMCCGCCALIQEEKEAELRTRPQVTGYQMAPQMAYPQ; the protein is encoded by the exons ATGGCGGACGCAGAGAAGGTTTACCGACCTCACCCCAGAGACCTACCGACCTATGATCAAGCCACCTCAGAGGAGCTTCGCAGGATCACCCAGAACCATAGCTGGAACTATTCTCTCTTTGACTGCTGTTCGCCAGGCACATTAT ATTTGACCAGCTGCTGCCTCCCATGCCTTGCCTTCGGCAAAACGCAATCACGACTTCGTGACCCCACACTGCAGAGCTACGACTCGATTAACGGTGAT TGTTTGATCTGGTCCTCCCTCAGCCTTGGTCTTTCACAGTGGATCTACCAGACTATCAGAAGAGGCGAACTGCGCAACAAGTATGGAATTGAGGGATCCTGCTGCGGCGATTGCTGTGTGAGCAtgtgctgtggctgctgcgcACTCattcaagaagaaaaggaggctGAATTACGTACCAGACCTCAGGTTACAGGGTACCAAATGGCACCTCAGATGGCGTATCCTCAATAA
- a CDS encoding HET domain-containing protein (COG:S;~EggNog:ENOG410PHAA;~InterPro:IPR010730;~PFAM:PF06985), protein MLCKICKEGLEGIWDPERTRRLKIDDSDEEYGNGMPCNVYVGRPFFSGTDPTQGRGSQWEPERWVFGHHLTRKSFVASIEQGCVVCCKFAPLQDMENLGRETLNTQLEGVEYFSVFKILLKPRCVEMTVYYGNISSTCDMIPHEGFDENLSFEIGASTGDQTTWVLIERWLNRCLQGHSACDDQHEPNFIPSRLLELQTDRFDTMFRLVERQHVQPGERYITLSHCWGSTPSNPDLILLEDTFRKLKEYQPLSVLPKTFKHAFTIIERLRFRYIWIDRLCILQDSPEDWQSESAAMGQIYKNAFLGISALGSSNDAEGCFFSRDSAQVVPSVVNIRVDNSSDPKAFRFRSEKGWAWKVTFDREPLPKRGWTLQERLLCPRVLHFGRKQVFWECRECTCCEIQPNNVYEYDGYRNDKNDDNGDSLNKSSLSSPSVRHNHLWKQLLDAPKVRYIGDPRDQIYVDWCAIAMVFTACQLTVPSDKLVAISGLAKDVRRRLKDLGYDEDNYLAGLWRQNLPGCLTWKVLEPGRRPPSYRAPSWSWASVDGAVQLCYPGTHSVQKKTALSFALVISAKCIPCGEDETGQVASGTVTLKGPLASAMLIPSAMTLPEETAMSVLSFEIPGVEGQKPTAKYPRARCEVIFDVKSEMCAEIYCLPIEARHMFRNFWELFGLALIQTKRDTYSRVGYVEMLHESEMAAKNFFSDFPEHTCVLK, encoded by the exons ATGCTATGCAAGATCTGCAAAGAAGGGCTGGAGGGTATTTGGGACCCTGAAAGAACAAGGCGGCTGAAGATAGACGACAGCGACGAAGAATATGGCAATGGTATGCCCTGCAACGTATATGTTGGCCGTCCGTTCTTTTCTGGTACTGACCCTACTCAAGGCCGAGGTAGCCAGTGGGAGCCGGAAAGATGGGTGTTTGGGCATCACCTCACCAGGAAATCCTTTGTGGCATCTATCGAGCAAGGCTGTGTCGTATGCTGCAAATTCGCGCCATTGCAAGATATGGAGAACCTGGGCCGGGAAACCCTTAACACACAATTGGAGGGTGTTGAGTATTTTTCCGTATTCAAGATATTGTTGAAGCCTCGTTGCGTGGAAATGACGGTGTACTATGGTAATATCTCCAGCACCTGTGATATGATTCCGCATGAAG GTTTTGATGAGAATTTGAGCTTTGAAATAGGGGCATCCACTGGTGACCAGACAACGTGGGTGTTAATTGAGCGGTGGCTTAATCGATGTCTTCAAGGACATTCGGCTTGCGATGATCAACATGAACCAAACTTTATCCCAAGCCGGCTTTTAGAACTGCAAACAGACAGATTTGATACAATGTTCCGTCTTGTTGAAAGGCAACATGTCCAGCCCGGTGAGCGCTACATAACGCTAAGCCACTGCTGGGGCTCAACGCCATCCAACCCGGATTTGATCTTGTTGGAGGACACATTTCGCAAATTGAAAGAATATCAGCCACTCTCTGTCCTTCCCAAAACATTCAAGCACGCTTTCACCATCATTGAACGGTTGAGATTTCGGTACATATGGATTGACCGTCTCTGTATACTCCAAGATTCGCCTGAGGACTGGCAAAGCGAATCCGCAGCTATGGGGCAAATATACAAGAATGCATTCCTAGGGATTTCTGCCCTGGGATCAAGCAACGATGCTGAgggttgctttttctcccGAGATTCTGCACAAGTTGTCCCTAGCGTCGTCAACATACGTGTCGATAATTCGAGTGATCCCAAGGCATTCAGGTTTCGCTCAGAAAAGGGTTGGGCTTGGAAAGTAACATTTGATCGAGAACCTTTGCCAAAGCGAGGCTGGACCTTGCAAGAACGTCTTTTATGCCCAAGGGTTTTGCACTTTGGTCGGAAACAAGTTTTTTGGGAGTGCAGGGAATGTACCTGCTGCGAAATACAGCCGAACAATGTTTACGAGTACGATGGTTATCGCAACGACAAGAACGATGACAATGGAGATTCTCTGAACAAATCATCTTTATCATCACCGTCCGTTCGACACAACCACCTTTGGAAACAGCTTCTTGATGCTCCAAAGGTAAGGTACATAGGTGATCCCAGAGACCAGATCTACGTAGATTGGTGCGCAATCGCAATGGTTTTCACGGCTTGCCAGCTTACAGTTCCCTCAGACAAGCTTGTGGCTATTTCTGGCTTGGCGAAAGATGTCCGGAGGCGCCTCAAGGATCTAGGTTATGATGAAGATAATTATCTTGCTGGGCTTTGGCGCCAGAATCTACCCGGGTGTTTGACTTGGAAGGTCTTGGAACCCGGTCGCAGACCTCCTTCGTACCGCGCACCTTCCTGGTCGTGGGCTTCTGTGGACGGTGCTGTTCAGTTGTGCTATCCAGGCACACATTCTGTGCAAAAGAAAACTGCCCTGTCTTTTGCGCTTGTCATCAGCGCTAAATGTATTCcttgcggagaagatgagacaGGTCAAGTGGCCAGTGGTACTGTCACATTGAAAGGACCTCTCGCGTCTGCAATGCTCATTCCAAGCGCCATGACTCTTCCGGAAGAGACTGCCATGTCTGTACTGAGCTTTGAAATCCCTGGAGTGGAAGGTCAAAAACCTACAGCTAAGTATCCGCGAGCTCGGTGCGAGGTGATATTTGACGTCAAGAGTGAGATGTGTGCCGAGATCTACTGCCTGCCAATCGAAGCTCGCCATATGTTCAGAAATTTTTGGGAACTATTTGGTCTGGCCTTAATTCAGACTAAGCGAGACACGTACTCTCGAGTTGGCTACGTCGAAATGCTGCACGAGAGTGAGATGGCTGCAAAGAATTTCTTCTCCGATTTTCCGGAGCATACTTGCGTCCTCAAGTGA
- a CDS encoding putative LaeA-like methyltransferase (COG:S;~EggNog:ENOG410PVRA;~InterPro:IPR029063;~PFAM:PF13489,PF08241,PF13649), translating to MAAQDKYCFERDKKESERLDAQHHVLVRTSGNTLIHPSIPVEDIRSVADIATGTGIWLRDLKKSLDTPQVDRYYHGFDISSEQFPESPGTIQFSVQDLTVPFPQEHWGRYDLVHVRLLVAALEEPDYKAAIANISKILKRGGYLQWEEIDAETYLTKGYPVLSELYRCFDYGLTAEGKCFRASAKIYEEARAAGFVGVERLCYNSHKISDLRYDVEERLTAIIRTLYAFLLLRSKQVDTAEVASQEAENLAEEHRRQCAEGNSPPLKLMRVVGQKPLYRSSL from the exons ATGGCTGCTCAGGACAAATATTGCTTCGAAAGGGATAAGAAAGAATCTGAGAG GCTGGATGCACAGCACCACGTGCTCGTCCGAACCAGCGGCAATACCCTCATTCATCCTTCAATTCCAGTCGAAGACATCCGTTCTGTGGCAGATATAGCTACTGGGACTGG CATTTGGCTGCGAGATCTGAAGAAATCGCTTGATACACCTCAAGTCGATCGCTACTACCATGGATTCGATATCTCATCCGAGCAATTTCCTGAAAGCCCAGGAACGATCCAATTCAGTGTTCAAGATCTGACTGTCCCATTCCCTCAAGAACATTGGGGACGATATGACTTGGTACATGTTCGTCTTCTAGTCGCTGCTCTTGAGGAACCTGACTACAAAGCTGCGATCGCAAATATCTCCAAAATATTGA AGCGCGGAGGCTACCTCCAATGGGAAGAAATCGACGCTGAAACCTACCTCACAAAAGGCTATCCGGTGCTCAGTGAGCTTTATCGCTGTTTTGACTATGGACTTACAGCCGAGGGCAAATGCTTTCGGGCTTCAGCTAAGATATATGAAGAGGCTCGGGCAGCTGGATTCGTGGGTGTAGAGCGACTGTGCTATAATTCGCACAAGATTTCTGATCTGCGCTATGATGTCGAGGAGAGACTTACTGCGATCATCAGAACACTTTATGCTTTCCTTTTGCTGAGATCTAAGCAGGTCGATACCGCAGAGGTCGCATCGCAAGAGGCAGAGAATCTTGCTGAAGAGCATCGGCGTCAGTGCGCAGAGGGAAATTCCCCGCCCCTGAAGTTGATGAGGGTTGTGGGTCAGAAGCCTTTGTATCGGTCATCACTGTAG